One part of the Sorangiineae bacterium MSr11954 genome encodes these proteins:
- a CDS encoding alpha/beta hydrolase has protein sequence MKIGTIGGIALSTALGCGAPAAGSPAASADPGIAETTVRVGAQEVRYLHAGSDPTTVVLIHGWPESSRAWRHVMPRLARRYRVIAPDLRGIGGTSAPAPEYAKAALARDVHELVATLGAQRVFVIGHDIGGIVAYAYARLYPAEVKGVAILDIPVPGTKPWDDVSASPHAWHYRFHDQKPLAEKLVMGRQFTYFRSFIDAHAVHPEAMSDPDVEAYAAAYGSPASLTAGFELYRAFGDDTVFGRSHAEPLEIPILLAGADHSVASLEPAQAEALRQLGARNVQIATIPDSGHYVAEENPAATADAIETFIRGVP, from the coding sequence ATGAAAATAGGAACGATAGGGGGCATCGCGCTCTCCACGGCGCTGGGCTGCGGGGCGCCCGCGGCCGGCTCGCCGGCAGCAAGCGCGGACCCCGGTATCGCCGAGACGACGGTTCGGGTTGGCGCCCAGGAGGTTCGTTATCTCCACGCCGGGTCCGACCCGACGACCGTCGTGCTCATTCACGGTTGGCCCGAGAGCTCTCGCGCATGGCGCCATGTCATGCCTCGCCTTGCGCGGCGCTATCGGGTCATCGCGCCCGACCTTCGGGGGATCGGTGGGACGTCGGCGCCTGCTCCCGAGTATGCCAAAGCCGCGCTCGCGCGCGACGTCCACGAGCTCGTCGCGACCCTCGGCGCGCAGCGTGTCTTCGTCATCGGTCACGATATCGGCGGGATCGTTGCCTATGCCTACGCACGCCTCTACCCCGCCGAGGTGAAAGGGGTCGCCATCCTCGATATCCCCGTCCCGGGGACGAAGCCGTGGGATGACGTGAGCGCGTCGCCCCATGCATGGCATTACCGGTTTCACGACCAGAAGCCGCTCGCGGAGAAGCTCGTCATGGGCCGGCAATTTACGTATTTTCGATCCTTCATCGACGCGCACGCGGTCCACCCCGAGGCGATGAGCGATCCGGACGTCGAGGCGTATGCCGCCGCGTATGGCAGCCCCGCGAGCCTGACGGCAGGCTTCGAGCTGTATCGCGCGTTCGGGGACGACACCGTGTTCGGCAGGTCCCACGCAGAGCCGCTCGAGATCCCCATCCTGCTCGCCGGCGCCGATCACAGTGTCGCGAGCCTCGAGCCCGCCCAGGCGGAGGCCCTACGGCAGCTCGGCGCACGAAACGTGCAAATTGCAACCATCCCGGACTCGGGACACTATGTCGCCGAGGAGAACCCTGCGGCGACGGCCGACGCGATCGAGACGTTCATCCGCGGTGTCCCATGA
- a CDS encoding methyltransferase domain-containing protein — MTYDRAYWEQLWAKTLREHPDKVARRPPNAHLIAEVSSLRPGRSLDAGCGHGAETLWLAAHGWEVTAVDFSASALEHARAAAEALGPDIAKRIAWVEGDLAVWTPPREHFDLVVCLYVHVAGAVDEMVRRMASGVAPGGTLFMVGHRPIDPATGNPTAAANQVQVSVEGAIAALDPSRWELAVAEERPRAIAGTGVDAVILARRTT, encoded by the coding sequence ATGACGTACGACCGCGCGTACTGGGAACAGCTTTGGGCAAAGACGCTGCGCGAGCACCCGGACAAGGTCGCTCGGCGCCCGCCGAATGCGCATTTGATCGCCGAGGTCTCCAGCCTTCGTCCGGGGCGCTCGCTCGACGCGGGCTGCGGTCATGGAGCGGAGACGCTGTGGCTCGCCGCGCACGGCTGGGAGGTCACGGCGGTCGATTTTTCGGCGAGCGCGCTCGAGCATGCGCGCGCCGCGGCCGAGGCGTTGGGGCCGGACATTGCGAAGCGCATCGCATGGGTCGAGGGCGATCTGGCGGTGTGGACGCCGCCGCGCGAACACTTCGACCTGGTGGTGTGCCTCTACGTTCATGTCGCGGGGGCGGTGGACGAAATGGTGCGGCGCATGGCGAGCGGGGTCGCGCCCGGCGGGACCTTGTTCATGGTCGGCCACCGCCCGATCGATCCCGCGACGGGAAATCCGACGGCCGCCGCGAACCAGGTGCAAGTCTCCGTCGAGGGCGCGATCGCTGCGCTCGATCCGAGCCGGTGGGAGCTCGCGGTGGCGGAGGAGCGGCCGCGCGCGATCGCGGGGACGGGCGTTGACGCCGTGATCCTCGCGCGCCGCACGACCTGA
- a CDS encoding MarR family transcriptional regulator, with translation MKRAQKGRNALAESIVKQLGRRHSTATVLFHHAVGEYLKLGPTDHKCLDLLRERPGLTGSELAAITGLTTGAVTGIVARLERAGYLHREDDPDDGRKQILHLVPERVEAVHAIMDPLRGELSALLERFEDHQLAAIAEFLAESTEIAFRQAALLRARSISAGTSPAPSRKGAPT, from the coding sequence ATGAAGCGCGCGCAAAAAGGCCGGAACGCGTTGGCGGAGTCCATCGTGAAACAACTGGGGCGCCGGCATAGTACGGCGACCGTGCTGTTTCATCATGCGGTCGGCGAGTACTTGAAGCTCGGCCCGACGGACCACAAGTGCCTCGACCTTTTGCGCGAGCGACCGGGGCTGACCGGCAGCGAGCTGGCCGCGATCACGGGCCTTACCACGGGCGCGGTCACCGGTATCGTTGCTCGGCTGGAGCGGGCGGGATACCTCCACCGAGAGGACGATCCCGACGATGGTCGCAAGCAGATCTTGCACCTCGTGCCCGAGCGGGTCGAGGCGGTGCACGCGATCATGGACCCCCTGCGAGGTGAGCTCTCCGCGCTGCTCGAGCGCTTCGAGGACCATCAACTCGCGGCCATCGCGGAGTTTCTCGCGGAGAGCACGGAGATCGCGTTCCGCCAAGCCGCGCTGCTCCGCGCGCGATCGATCTCGGCGGGGACTTCTCCCGCCCCATCACGAAAAGGAGCTCCGACATGA
- a CDS encoding AraC family transcriptional regulator produces the protein MMRGNGKNISRMGPIHTHHHGFAGPVRIAPCVEDGSTPRSPLYVHDHASLSFYVRGEAIIQHRQTLAVRAGDILLMPAGETHRSLSSTNRSQWGIGFRAADFSESGIEPLLEPFERARQGSSPIVRIPDHRRAYLEQLCAELHHETSHPANGARHQPIVQKNLLALILAEVARAASVTAASPSQPTFTSAALSFIEANYLRPISLNDVAAAVGRSPSYTTTSLKRATGKSVVEWIIAARLAEARNRLIQTDEMVDVIAERVGYADTTHFIRLFRRAHGVTPAAWRAQQQLRRHRS, from the coding sequence ATGATGCGGGGCAACGGAAAGAACATTTCGCGCATGGGACCGATTCACACGCACCACCATGGCTTCGCCGGCCCCGTGCGCATCGCGCCATGCGTGGAGGATGGCAGCACGCCTCGCTCGCCGCTCTATGTCCATGATCATGCGTCGCTCTCCTTCTATGTTCGCGGCGAAGCCATCATTCAGCACCGCCAGACCTTGGCCGTCCGAGCGGGCGATATTTTGCTCATGCCGGCCGGCGAAACGCATCGGTCTTTGAGCTCGACCAACCGGAGCCAATGGGGAATTGGATTTCGTGCGGCCGACTTCAGCGAGAGCGGCATCGAGCCTTTGCTCGAGCCCTTCGAACGGGCGCGCCAAGGATCGTCGCCCATCGTACGGATACCCGATCACCGGCGCGCATACCTCGAGCAACTCTGCGCGGAGCTGCACCACGAAACCTCCCACCCGGCGAACGGGGCCCGCCATCAGCCCATCGTTCAGAAGAACCTCCTGGCGCTGATCCTCGCCGAGGTCGCGCGCGCGGCGAGCGTAACCGCGGCGTCGCCTTCGCAGCCGACCTTCACGAGCGCGGCGCTCTCGTTCATCGAAGCCAACTACCTGCGCCCGATCTCGCTGAACGACGTCGCGGCAGCCGTGGGGCGCTCGCCGTCGTACACCACGACGTCGTTGAAGCGGGCGACCGGAAAGAGCGTCGTCGAATGGATTATCGCCGCACGACTCGCCGAGGCCCGCAATCGATTGATTCAGACCGACGAAATGGTCGACGTCATCGCCGAGCGGGTCGGTTACGCCGACACGACGCACTTCATCCGCCTCTTTCGACGCGCTCACGGGGTCACCCCTGCCGCGTGGCGCGCGCAGCAGCAGCTGCGTCGTCATCGGAGTTGA
- a CDS encoding alpha/beta hydrolase — MTTIDVPGARLYCETHGSGPLLLLIPGANGDANVFPPLVAQLSARYTVATYDRRGFTRSQLDGPQDYARRLETDADDARRLIEHLGREPATVFGTSSGAIIALQLLVAHPSAVKTVVAFEPAAMHLLPDGQPWIDFFHEVYAIYRRSGVAPALTHFRKRTFAEVDHEVMERATHVSKGPQVAANATYWFERELREYTAVQLDRAALMEHAARIVPAGGQASRGYPTYQAGVELGRIIGREHLELAGGHVGYATHSAEFGRHLLERLATN, encoded by the coding sequence ATGACGACCATCGATGTTCCCGGTGCACGTCTCTACTGCGAAACGCATGGCAGCGGCCCGCTGTTGCTCCTCATCCCAGGCGCGAATGGCGACGCAAATGTGTTTCCGCCGCTGGTGGCGCAGCTCTCCGCGCGCTACACGGTCGCCACCTACGATCGACGTGGCTTTACCCGGAGCCAGCTCGATGGCCCGCAAGACTACGCGCGAAGGCTGGAGACCGACGCGGACGATGCGCGGCGTTTGATCGAACATCTCGGCCGCGAGCCCGCGACCGTCTTCGGCACGAGCTCGGGGGCGATCATCGCGCTCCAGCTCCTCGTGGCACACCCGAGCGCGGTGAAGACCGTGGTGGCGTTCGAGCCTGCCGCCATGCACCTCTTGCCCGATGGGCAGCCGTGGATCGACTTCTTCCACGAGGTGTACGCGATCTATCGCCGTTCCGGGGTCGCACCGGCCCTCACGCATTTTCGAAAGCGCACGTTCGCCGAGGTGGATCACGAGGTGATGGAGCGCGCGACCCACGTGAGCAAAGGGCCACAGGTGGCGGCCAACGCCACGTACTGGTTCGAGCGCGAGCTGCGTGAGTACACGGCGGTGCAGCTCGATCGCGCCGCGTTGATGGAGCACGCCGCGCGGATCGTGCCGGCGGGCGGACAGGCGTCGCGAGGCTATCCGACCTACCAAGCCGGCGTGGAGCTCGGGCGTATCATCGGACGCGAGCACCTCGAGCTGGCCGGGGGTCACGTCGGTTATGCCACCCACTCCGCCGAGTTCGGACGACACCTCCTCGAGCGGCTGGCGACGAATTAG